The Primulina eburnea isolate SZY01 chromosome 13, ASM2296580v1, whole genome shotgun sequence genome includes a region encoding these proteins:
- the LOC140810281 gene encoding uncharacterized protein has product MFPPQPLLVELVKSLGDRFDLATIRARKATVGRRSLSAGDSRAPANRDVHDFRDPIRRGIPLAHSEPVRGSSSNSQKKTNYSPSSKTLEIRPANGGGGEAKKRAHEGVQKKIDDEMQKNSKRVRVDDEGAPSKTSRVKHIFVDGVNHREKDDSFWDLDDPEIGWKKGRSIVGDYDMVHLVSLSTDSFSHSLAWNSCQGLSLASVVRVREERLRNCQDKLREEVARLKEEKLRLTQEKEKANTELLQVQGNLADKIKEFSILEEKYSTEVKKGGQFLVSEACNNLLKRTEEKGAQNFKASSAFREEVLDRAMIIHDEVVLDCRNQLRKKLVPEDIVMIVRLEIH; this is encoded by the exons ATGTTTCCTCCGCAACCTTTATTAGTTGAGTTGGTTAAAAGCCTCG GCGATAGATTTGATTTGGCAACGATCCGGGCTCGCAAGGCCACTGTGGGGAGGCGTTCCTTGTCTGCTGGTGATAGTAGAGCGCCTGCGAATCGGGATGTTCATGACTTTCGTGACCCTATCCGTAGAGGTATTCCTCTGGCACATTCTGAGCCTGTCCGTGGGTCGAGTTCTAACTCGCAAAAGAAAACTAATTATTCGCCATCAAGCAAAACTTTGGAGATTAGGCCTGCGAATGGGGGAGGAGGAGAGGCAAAAAAACGAGCTCATGAAGGGGTGCAAAAGAAGATTGATGATGAAATGCAAAAGAATTCTAAGAGGGTCCGTGTGGACGATGAAGGAGCACCTTCCAAGACTTCTCGTGTTAAGCATATCTTTGTCGATGGGGTGAACCATAGGGAGAAAGATGACTCTTTCTGGGATTTAGATGATCCAGAGATTGGATGGAAGAAAGGACGAAGCATTGTCGGAGACTATGACATGGTCCATCTAGTGTCGCTGTCTACAGATTCATTTTCTCATTCCCTTGCCTGGAATTCGTGTCAG GGTTTGTCGTTAGCTAGTGTTGTGCGAGTTCGGGAGGAAAGGCTGCGCAATTGTCAAGATAAACTGCGAGAAGAGGTTGCTCGGCTGAAAGAAGAGAAACTTCGTCTTACTCAGGAGAAAGAAAAAGCCAACACGGAGCTGCTGCAGGTTCAGGGAAATCTTGCGGACAAGATAAAAGAATTTTCGATCCTGGAAGAGAAGTATTCGACTGAGGTGAAGAAAGGTGGTCAATTTCTTGTCTCTGAGGCGTGCAATAATCTTCTGAAAAGGACTGAGGAGAAAGGCGCTCAGAATTTCAAAGCATCATCTGCATTTAGAGAAGAAGTACTTGATCGTGCCATGATCATTCATGATGAGGTAGTTCTAGATTGTCGAAACCAACTGAGGAAGAAACTTGTGCCTGAAGATATAGTGAtgattgtaaggctcgagattcattag